Genomic segment of Buteo buteo unplaced genomic scaffold, bButBut1.hap1.1 HAP1_SCAFFOLD_56, whole genome shotgun sequence:
cgtgctctcgagggtggctggaggcaaagctggaggtgcctAAACCAGAATTGTTGGAGTTcaggggtggcaagggacggcctggagtagtaagggACTGCTTGCCAAATTACCACCTTAGCtctctggggaagatgctgctttgcatcatccatccacattttgcacagtccacctgccccaaaacagacttgatgaaactgtgatgaagtaggatcCGAGCAAAAGCCCTCTCAAGTTGACAGCTACTCCCCGCTgtctttttgtaggtatttggttggattaagcacatgcttaatgcatttgagaaaggacctttccagttttccatacAACGTATGACTccgtgggggaggaggaggaaccccaaacacacaagccATCGGCTGGCCGGAGGAGGCCCAGCAGCTACTTGGCCTCCTCAGAAACTACCCTCCTACCCGAGAGACactgtcacggtgcttgtggagcagagctgacataCCTCTGTCGTTTTGGACTCCGCCACcatgtctcccccagctcctttgaggacacccagagagggggatgcatgcagaatggcttctgcctggtggccctggtctcctctgcctgcagggccactttgctcttccaaaggcaggtctagaaagcaaaaccatgtgcagcagtgacgCCTTGGAAGTAGcacacctaaagcaaaacccaccccaagccctacACCGGTTTTCTTCTTGAcgttgaggtttctggtatcccgagccccagcctgggacagccctcagttcctcctcatacctgtggctccgtccATGGGGGCTGGCGACTCCCcagctgatggacaggagcggccagccacctcctccccaacaaTGTCGCCGcaattttcaatcataaacagcGCCAGcgtgttcacctgcacacatcaaacccttgctctcaacccagctgcctgaagttgtcccaagcagcctttcccactcccgacccttgcctctgcacagatggctgtggctgcggggctgcctttgcaggcagccaccccaccggcatttgctcaagggagggggcagccagggacctctgagcagccaagctcggatgggccggcaaggctgcagccggcttgccaacacagcgcaccttctcggtcacctccagcatggcctggagcgggagcaggtcctcgtcgggtgggctcagcaggtttggcccaaggcagatggccaggttgctgcagctcatcctgctggtggctgcgttgcggccgatgtgctggaggagggacagcagccgcttgaggaggaagaggttggctgcaggcaacttctcggccaccctgagggaacagggacACTAGGttgacaaagcagattttgcccAGGCCTGTTGtccaaggcaggggggagccagcggctgagttgcccagctttccaggtgctctcagccagcggccagggctcctgctcaacaggcaggctgctgcccgcacttacgctttcagctcggagaccttctcctccttgctggtcctctccatggctgccatccagtcctcgtagaggtgggtcaccagcagcttgtcggggatgcttcggaggaagtcctgcaatgccaagggctctgggtgagcctttgaagtttccaggccggccaggagctcctccagccgcaggtcagaagcgctcaccttcaagacggCGGCCAGCAGGAGTGCAGGCTGGTTGCCCAGGTCGACATCGGCGTCGCggtccagggcctcccgcagctcccgaaGTTCCGTCCCGCTGGCAGCTTTGCGGAATATCCCCTCCGTCGACGGTCCTTCCCggcgcaggacagccagcagctcctgcaggagaggcaggaggacagttgcttggctgaggagctgccttccgacagcggtggccagagcactgccccagagcgggctccttgctgggggtgaagagcccaagccgccatccccggagctcctggggacgcCCGTGTCCCCTGTggagcagccggagggagggcTCCTACCGCCTCTAGGGAgcatctggagggctggggacccccccggccaggctggcttacctggatgggccggggcagggagccgtcctccccgcagagggctgccaggggctggccaaagagcgccctgctgcagccagagcccacctgccctggcgcctgggcagcggccggggtcctccgatgagcaaagggccagggcagccccctcctcttcctcctcctgctgctgctccctcctgctgcaaaggaaagccgaGCAAGAGCCCGTCAACGGAGACCGCCAGGCCAGCGCTCccggggcctgccctgcccgcagcgtggtgctgagcggtgcagcaggacgggcagggagccagcagctggacctccgagctccagctcagcagctccagttgggaggctcctgagagccggcacgccaccaggagaggagagcctggcccagccctcgccctgtcctcctccaagctgtgggcagcagcagaggctccgtgtccccgcagaaccacgtccagcggccgc
This window contains:
- the LOC142027795 gene encoding T-cell activation Rho GTPase-activating protein-like, yielding MVDAKWSDFEPEKIPEGAKRARVTPVPSIRLLEKGLGRRHTAPGQVGSGCSRALFGQPLAALCGEDGSLPRPIQELLAVLRREGPSTEGIFRKAASGTELRELREALDRDADVDLGNQPALLLAAVLKDFLRSIPDKLLVTHLYEDWMAAMERTSKEEKVSELKAVAEKLPAANLFLLKRLLSLLQHIGRNAATSRMSCSNLAICLGPNLLSPPDEDLLPLQAMLEVTEKTCLWKSKVALQAEETRATRQKPFCMHPPLWVSSKELGETWWRSPKRQRHLQLCLQPPSRARQSPCYARNNWAAFQRKEGKTSHFGLKSELSPLDRGLTYLSTLWDGKVCRLSSGQGKEKEPKEETGLGR